In one Roseburia intestinalis L1-82 genomic region, the following are encoded:
- a CDS encoding YodL domain-containing protein encodes MADENTKVQMTEKQKVKEITDRLEAGLKELFESEKYKSYLSTMSKFHNYSFNNTLLIALQKPEATLVAGYKAWQKNFERHVNKGEKAIRILAPAPYKIKEERDKLDPVTGEMMFDENGMPQKEETEVTIPAFRAVSVFDVSQTDGKPIPELEAQELLSTVEGYEDFVQALMNVFPVPVSFEEIPGDSKGYFDTVEKRIAVQKNMSESQTLKTMVHEVAHSMLHDKEVNQSMDVPAKDRNTKEVEAESVAFTVCQHFGIDTSEYSFGYIAGWSSGRDMKELKNSLDTIRRIASELITGIEGALQELQLNREMEQEQSKESILLIHNEKFTEYSLVSVRGMDREELMSALSSMSEEDKLNILSYLESKGAWTTELGNEQTEEVEEYHLDVRYNVDTNELIDVKVRMEQSIDTNLFVMGQAEQFINQLEAEKTIFTADERNLIVNYAYKLDDMDKTRELAEKLAFMEENSPNNVALTIIDARAELDALPDPMIGLSEMREYGYTWNAMLPLTQERALELFDHDFPIYLLHADGAETTVDDRKQILEHDGIFGIEKGDWENEKKLRSMFAELEKSAAGKEEQLLHSTSDMYGIYQLKHEPELKHLRFEGTESLKRMGITKDNFDAIKPENYTLVYVGELSELQRQTQGATLEAIFEKFNLDHPEDFRGHSLSVSDIVLLHQNGQNTAHFVDSFGYTEIPDFLREQISEKEEVQDTSGYDVQKPVPEINEDEIIDLGDEAEQVLADMKKSLENGKETEIAFSIADRYISIQETEGGYDYSIIGTGYKEIDGGVYDNPEVTIREALDDIVEDLKSQPDYNGAKGNIQRDDKLIPIDYEKLMEKVEEANHIVPENTQSSVVADFKAKTDELFHDISELNPAEIEETIKCHVQAKLDEYGMDAIIVDVAVVGSRCRGLEQESSDLDVVVELSGNEREDVLFDVFNEDGLHIGDVKVDINPITAQRTGTLETYLPPVEEYLTGVREARQQETAQQIQQTSGHDVQKSELKENEVEVTLTVAECSEFHNLGEFYENIPTVEEAAAIWRQIPPERINGIPAIGIHVHRPGEESYMDDEIDLLSGRGIDLEILEHIPRIKNEPKAMAVVTELVAKFPNMEIEGVMSEEMEAKVWEMRIADLSPAEQLAVVFDRLSYDYDTILYHDSTRNMTENVSELAERIRQGDTEHLTDWLKAIISEGAVPEEADRAKELLEKLAEYKPLAKIEELEEQNYNMIDNVLNNGAEKSQKEAARKEQNQPAARTSLKARLDEKKAQIAGQSQDTQENMKNKQREM; translated from the coding sequence ATGGCAGATGAAAATACAAAAGTTCAGATGACAGAAAAGCAAAAAGTCAAAGAGATAACGGACAGATTGGAAGCGGGTCTAAAGGAACTTTTCGAGAGTGAAAAGTACAAAAGCTATCTCAGCACCATGTCGAAATTTCACAATTACAGTTTTAATAACACTCTGCTGATTGCCTTGCAGAAGCCGGAAGCTACGCTTGTGGCCGGGTACAAGGCATGGCAGAAGAATTTTGAACGTCATGTCAATAAGGGAGAAAAAGCAATCCGTATTCTTGCCCCTGCTCCGTATAAAATCAAAGAGGAAAGGGACAAGTTAGACCCTGTGACCGGAGAAATGATGTTTGATGAAAATGGGATGCCGCAGAAAGAAGAAACAGAGGTCACAATCCCTGCTTTTCGTGCCGTATCCGTTTTTGATGTGTCCCAGACAGACGGCAAGCCTATTCCAGAATTGGAAGCACAGGAACTTTTATCTACGGTGGAGGGATATGAGGATTTTGTACAGGCACTCATGAATGTTTTTCCTGTTCCTGTCAGTTTTGAGGAGATTCCCGGCGATTCCAAAGGATATTTTGATACGGTAGAAAAGAGGATTGCCGTGCAGAAAAATATGAGTGAGAGCCAGACCTTAAAAACAATGGTGCATGAGGTGGCTCATTCCATGCTGCATGATAAGGAAGTTAATCAGAGCATGGACGTTCCGGCAAAAGACAGGAATACAAAAGAGGTGGAAGCGGAGAGTGTGGCATTTACCGTGTGTCAGCACTTCGGAATAGATACCTCGGAGTATTCTTTCGGATATATTGCAGGCTGGAGCAGCGGCAGGGATATGAAAGAACTGAAAAATTCTCTTGATACAATTCGTAGGATTGCATCGGAGCTGATTACGGGGATTGAGGGAGCATTGCAGGAACTACAGCTTAATCGTGAAATGGAGCAGGAACAGAGCAAAGAGAGCATTTTGCTGATACATAATGAAAAATTCACAGAGTATAGCCTTGTCAGTGTTCGGGGGATGGACAGGGAAGAACTTATGTCGGCTCTTTCTTCCATGAGCGAGGAAGATAAATTAAACATACTGTCTTATCTGGAGAGCAAAGGAGCATGGACTACAGAGCTTGGCAACGAGCAGACGGAAGAAGTGGAGGAATACCACTTGGATGTCCGCTATAACGTGGATACGAACGAGCTGATTGATGTAAAGGTAAGAATGGAGCAGTCGATAGACACCAATTTATTTGTTATGGGGCAGGCAGAGCAGTTTATCAATCAATTAGAAGCAGAGAAAACTATTTTTACTGCCGATGAACGTAACCTTATCGTGAATTACGCATATAAGCTGGATGATATGGATAAAACGAGAGAACTTGCAGAAAAGCTGGCATTTATGGAAGAAAACAGTCCTAACAATGTAGCTCTTACCATAATTGATGCACGGGCAGAGCTAGATGCACTGCCTGATCCGATGATTGGTTTATCGGAAATGAGGGAATATGGCTATACATGGAATGCAATGCTGCCATTGACACAAGAGAGGGCATTAGAACTGTTTGACCATGATTTTCCTATATATTTACTTCATGCAGATGGTGCGGAAACTACGGTAGATGACAGAAAACAAATATTAGAGCATGACGGAATTTTCGGGATTGAAAAGGGCGATTGGGAAAATGAAAAGAAGCTGCGTTCTATGTTTGCAGAATTGGAGAAGAGTGCCGCCGGAAAAGAAGAACAGCTTTTGCATAGCACCTCAGATATGTATGGAATCTATCAGTTAAAGCATGAACCGGAGTTGAAACATCTTCGGTTTGAGGGGACGGAATCCTTAAAACGTATGGGCATTACAAAAGATAATTTTGATGCCATTAAACCGGAGAATTATACGCTTGTATATGTGGGCGAATTATCTGAACTGCAAAGACAGACACAAGGGGCAACTTTAGAAGCAATCTTTGAAAAATTCAACCTTGACCACCCAGAAGATTTCAGAGGACATTCGCTATCTGTCAGCGATATAGTGCTGCTTCATCAGAACGGACAGAATACGGCTCATTTTGTGGATTCTTTTGGATATACGGAAATACCGGATTTTTTGCGGGAGCAGATATCGGAAAAGGAAGAAGTGCAGGACACTTCTGGATATGATGTCCAAAAGCCAGTACCAGAAATAAATGAAGATGAAATCATTGATCTTGGCGATGAAGCGGAACAGGTGCTTGCAGATATGAAAAAATCTTTAGAAAACGGAAAGGAAACGGAGATTGCTTTTTCGATTGCAGACCGTTATATCAGTATTCAGGAAACCGAGGGTGGCTATGATTATTCGATAATAGGTACGGGTTATAAAGAGATTGACGGCGGAGTATATGATAATCCAGAAGTGACAATTAGAGAAGCCTTGGATGATATTGTGGAAGATTTGAAGTCACAGCCGGATTACAATGGGGCAAAAGGAAATATCCAAAGGGATGATAAGCTGATACCGATTGATTATGAGAAATTGATGGAAAAAGTAGAGGAAGCAAATCATATTGTGCCGGAGAACACGCAGAGCAGTGTTGTGGCAGATTTTAAGGCAAAAACTGATGAGTTATTTCACGACATCAGCGAGCTGAACCCGGCAGAAATAGAGGAAACCATAAAATGTCATGTGCAGGCAAAACTTGATGAATACGGCATGGATGCGATTATTGTTGATGTTGCTGTTGTAGGAAGTCGTTGCAGGGGACTGGAACAGGAAAGTTCAGACCTTGATGTGGTAGTGGAACTATCTGGCAACGAGAGAGAAGATGTGCTGTTTGATGTTTTTAATGAGGACGGACTTCATATTGGAGATGTGAAAGTGGATATTAACCCGATTACCGCACAGCGTACCGGAACACTGGAAACTTATTTGCCACCGGTGGAAGAGTATCTTACAGGTGTCAGGGAAGCAAGGCAACAGGAAACGGCACAGCAGATTCAGCAGACTTCTGGACACGATGTCCAAAAGTCGGAGCTGAAAGAAAATGAGGTCGAAGTAACTCTGACAGTGGCAGAGTGCAGTGAATTTCACAATCTGGGCGAATTTTATGAGAACATTCCTACGGTGGAAGAAGCGGCTGCAATCTGGAGGCAGATACCGCCGGAGCGAATAAATGGTATCCCTGCAATCGGTATTCACGTTCACAGACCGGGAGAAGAAAGCTATATGGATGATGAGATTGATTTGTTGTCCGGCAGAGGGATTGATTTGGAAATTTTAGAGCATATACCGAGGATCAAGAATGAACCAAAAGCGATGGCAGTAGTTACAGAACTGGTGGCGAAGTTCCCGAATATGGAGATTGAGGGCGTTATGTCGGAAGAAATGGAAGCAAAGGTTTGGGAGATGCGTATAGCGGATTTGTCACCTGCAGAACAGCTTGCGGTTGTATTTGACCGTCTTTCTTATGATTATGATACGATTCTTTACCATGACAGTACCCGGAACATGACGGAAAATGTATCGGAACTGGCAGAGAGAATCCGGCAGGGAGATACAGAACATCTGACAGACTGGCTGAAAGCAATCATATCTGAAGGAGCTGTGCCAGAGGAAGCAGACCGGGCAAAAGAACTTCTGGAAAAACTGGCAGAATATAAGCCACTTGCTAAGATTGAGGAACTGGAAGAACAGAATTACAACATGATTGACAATGTGCTGAATAATGGTGCAGAAAAATCACAGAAAGAAGCTGCCCGAAAAGAGCAGAATCAGCCTGCCGCAAGAACTTCTCTGAAAGCTCGTCTTGACGAGAAAAAGGCACAGATAGCAGGACAGTCACAGGATACGCAGGAAAACATGAAGAATAAGCAAAGGGAGATGTAG
- a CDS encoding transposon-transfer assisting family protein: MNTKFTVEESNLISIFEDKSRKKVIHNIRDVREHLDDEEMVELVSRVLGKLDSISDVEFAELEFVAAD, encoded by the coding sequence ATGAATACAAAATTTACCGTAGAGGAAAGCAATTTAATCAGCATTTTTGAAGATAAGAGCAGGAAAAAGGTTATTCATAATATCCGTGATGTGAGAGAACATTTGGATGATGAGGAGATGGTGGAATTGGTATCAAGAGTGCTTGGAAAGTTAGATAGTATATCAGATGTAGAATTTGCAGAACTGGAATTTGTAGCAGCAGATTAA
- the vanR gene encoding VanR-ABDEGLN family response regulator transcription factor, protein MSYKVLVVDDESEIADLIEMYLQNENYTVYKSYTAQSALEYIESEKLDLAILDVMLPDIDGFQICKKIREKYTYPVIMLTAKDGEVDTITGLTLGADDYVTKPFKPLALMARVKAQLRRYKKYNSFSEPMDSEGKETIITTSNGLVMNISAHVCIVDGTSVELTPTEFKILQTLCEKKGLAVMSEELFRSVWPDEFYDKNSNTITVHIRHLREKMGDTTEEPRYIKTIWGVGYKVES, encoded by the coding sequence ATGAGCTATAAAGTTCTTGTTGTTGATGATGAAAGTGAAATTGCAGATTTAATTGAAATGTATCTGCAAAATGAGAATTATACAGTTTACAAATCCTATACCGCACAGAGTGCATTAGAGTATATTGAGTCTGAAAAACTTGATCTTGCAATTTTAGACGTCATGCTTCCGGATATAGATGGATTTCAGATTTGTAAGAAAATTCGAGAAAAATACACATACCCGGTTATTATGCTTACTGCTAAAGATGGAGAAGTTGATACAATTACAGGATTGACACTTGGAGCAGATGATTATGTTACAAAACCTTTCAAGCCATTGGCACTTATGGCGAGGGTAAAAGCACAACTTAGAAGATACAAAAAATATAATAGTTTTTCGGAGCCAATGGATTCCGAAGGGAAGGAAACAATTATAACAACCAGCAATGGTTTAGTTATGAATATAAGTGCTCATGTATGTATAGTAGATGGTACATCAGTAGAATTAACTCCTACAGAGTTCAAAATATTACAAACTCTTTGTGAGAAAAAGGGTTTGGCTGTAATGTCAGAGGAACTTTTTAGGTCAGTCTGGCCAGATGAGTTTTATGATAAAAACAGCAATACGATTACGGTTCATATACGACATTTGCGGGAAAAAATGGGAGATACAACAGAAGAACCACGATATATTAAAACAATATGGGGAGTGGGGTATAAAGTTGAAAGCTGA
- a CDS encoding sensor histidine kinase, with amino-acid sequence MKRKVFYQLIIMIAVSSIAVLFLYNFLRGKIGVWTITLFSFLPGMDYDKAYTMYEAIFRNHWGEFMLLAMMVIFLILFHFSLTWFGKYFDSINKGINALLSSEHKLISMPKEMRFVEKNLQTVQSTLEQQRAEAELAEQKRDELILYLAHDLKTPLTSVIGYLSILDENKGMNREQREKCIRVGLDKAMRLEKLINEFFEITRFRQSEITLSKTNIDLHYMLIQLVDEFTPQLQASHVEVEILMAEDVQIRGDANYLARAFQNVLKNAVAYSDRGSVITISVYYQKENAIINVSNTGDTILPEQQAHIFEKFYRADEARQGNTGGAGLGLAIAKNIIVLHGGTIAVESQERKTTFTITLPDAKIQL; translated from the coding sequence ATGAAGCGAAAAGTATTCTATCAGTTGATTATAATGATTGCAGTTTCCAGTATTGCCGTATTGTTTCTTTATAATTTCCTAAGAGGAAAAATAGGAGTATGGACAATAACCCTTTTTTCTTTTCTGCCGGGAATGGATTATGATAAGGCTTATACCATGTACGAAGCAATTTTCCGAAATCATTGGGGGGAATTTATGCTCCTTGCAATGATGGTTATTTTTCTTATTCTGTTTCACTTTTCTCTTACATGGTTTGGAAAATACTTTGATTCGATAAATAAGGGGATTAATGCACTTTTAAGTTCAGAGCATAAGTTGATCTCCATGCCCAAAGAGATGCGTTTTGTAGAGAAAAATTTACAGACTGTACAGAGTACATTGGAACAGCAGCGTGCAGAGGCGGAGCTTGCTGAGCAGAAAAGAGATGAGCTTATTCTATATCTGGCACATGATCTAAAAACACCGCTGACTTCTGTTATTGGCTATTTAAGTATTTTAGATGAAAATAAGGGAATGAACCGTGAACAACGGGAAAAATGTATTCGTGTCGGTTTAGATAAAGCGATGCGTCTTGAAAAGCTGATTAACGAGTTTTTTGAAATTACACGTTTCCGTCAATCTGAAATTACACTTTCAAAAACTAATATTGACCTTCACTATATGTTGATACAACTCGTAGATGAATTTACACCACAATTACAGGCAAGTCATGTAGAAGTAGAAATTTTAATGGCAGAAGATGTACAAATCAGAGGGGATGCAAATTATCTCGCAAGAGCCTTTCAGAATGTGCTGAAAAATGCAGTGGCTTACAGTGATAGAGGTTCAGTCATTACCATTTCGGTATATTATCAAAAAGAGAATGCAATTATCAATGTTTCAAATACAGGTGATACTATTTTGCCGGAACAGCAAGCTCATATATTTGAAAAATTTTACCGGGCAGATGAAGCAAGGCAGGGAAATACCGGAGGAGCTGGTCTGGGTCTGGCAATTGCAAAAAATATTATTGTTTTGCATGGAGGAACGATTGCAGTGGAAAGCCAAGAACGAAAAACAACATTTACGATTACTTTGCCGGATGCAAAAATTCAACTATGA
- a CDS encoding ABC transporter ATP-binding protein — protein sequence MELSIEELNKRFGTKSAVSNISVTLQPGVYGLLGANGAGKTTLMRMVCNILKPTSGRILYDGEDINRLEDNYRNLLGYLPQDFGYYPDFTAKEYLEFIAAVKGLEGKKAKKNVAQVLETVNLSDVAAKKIRTFSGGMKQRLGIAQAVINNPKILVLDEPTAGLDPKERMRFRNLIAELAKDKIVILSTHIVSDIDYIADDILMMKGGCLILNCPTEEAIHSMDGKVWECRLHQAQIDKMSERFRIVNLHHEAGNEVSLRIVSDTQPISGAVNVVPTLDDIYLYHFEDEEVRRDER from the coding sequence ATGGAATTATCTATTGAAGAATTAAACAAACGATTTGGTACGAAAAGCGCAGTAAGTAATATTTCCGTCACGCTGCAGCCGGGGGTATATGGTTTACTTGGTGCTAATGGTGCCGGAAAGACAACTTTGATGCGTATGGTATGCAATATTTTAAAACCGACATCTGGCAGGATTTTATATGACGGAGAAGATATTAATCGATTGGAAGATAACTATCGTAATCTTCTCGGTTATTTGCCACAGGACTTTGGGTATTATCCGGATTTTACTGCAAAAGAATATTTAGAGTTTATTGCTGCAGTAAAAGGTCTTGAGGGTAAAAAGGCTAAAAAGAATGTGGCACAGGTTTTAGAAACGGTAAATTTGTCTGATGTGGCAGCTAAGAAAATCCGTACCTTTTCGGGTGGGATGAAACAACGGCTTGGAATCGCTCAGGCAGTAATCAACAATCCCAAAATCCTTGTTTTGGATGAGCCGACCGCAGGTCTTGATCCCAAGGAAAGAATGCGGTTCCGCAATTTGATTGCAGAGTTGGCAAAGGACAAAATTGTAATTCTGTCAACACATATTGTTTCGGATATTGATTATATTGCAGACGATATTCTGATGATGAAGGGCGGCTGTCTAATTTTGAACTGTCCAACCGAAGAAGCGATTCACAGTATGGATGGAAAGGTTTGGGAATGTAGACTTCATCAAGCGCAAATCGACAAGATGAGTGAACGCTTTCGTATTGTGAACCTGCACCATGAAGCAGGTAATGAAGTATCGCTCCGAATCGTAAGCGATACCCAGCCGATTTCGGGAGCCGTCAATGTTGTTCCCACGCTGGATGACATATACTTGTATCACTTTGAAGATGAAGAAGTAAGGAGGGATGAGAGATGA